GGACCTGGGCCTGGAACTGATCACCCACGTCAATCCGGACGGCGTCGCGCAGGGCATCAACCCCTTCACCCACGGCAGTGCCAAGCACACCGACATCATGAAGACCGAGGGCCTCAAGCAGGCGCTGGACAAGCATGGTTTCGACGCGGCGTTCGGCGGTGCCCGGCGTGACGAAGAAAAGTCCCGCGCCAAGGAGCGCGTGTATTCCTTCCGCGACAGCAAGCATCGCTGGGATCCGAAGAACCAGCGCCCCGAGCTGTGGAACGTCTACAACGGCAAGGTCAACAAGGGCGAGTCGATTCGCGTCTTCCCGCTGTCGAACTGGACCGAGCTGGACATCTGGCAATACATCTACCTCGAAGGCATCCCGATCGTGCCGCTGTACTTCGCCGCCGAGCGTGAAGTGATCGAGAAGAACGGCACCCTGATCATGATCGACGACGAGCGCATCCTCGAGCACCTCTCCGACGAGGAGAAGGCACGCATCGTCAAGAAGAAAGTGCGTTTCCGTACCCTTGGCTGCTACCCGTTGACGGGCGCGGTGGAGTCCGAGGCCGAGAGCCTGACGGACATCATTCAGGAAATGCTCCTGACGCGAACTTCCGAGCGCCAGGGCCGGGTCATCGACCACGATGGCGCCGGTTCCATGGAAGACAAGAAACGCCAGGGCTATTTCTAAGTAGGGTCTAACATGTCGCATCAATCCGAATTGATCAGCGAGGACATCCTCGCCTACCTGGCCCAGCACGAACGCAAGGAACTGTTGCGCTTCCTGACCTGCGGTAACGTCGACGACGGCAAGAGCACCCTGATCGGGCGCCTGCTGCACGACTCGAAGATGATCTACGAAGACCATCTGGAAGCCATTACCCGCGACTCGAAAAAAGTCGGTACCACCGGCGACGATATCGACCTGGCATTGCTGGTCGACGGCCTGCAGGCCGAGCGCGAGCAGGGCATCACCATCGATGTCGCCTATCGCTACTTCTCCACCGCCAAGCGCAAATTCATCATTGCCGACACCCCCGGCCATGAGCAGTACACCCGCAACATGGCCACCGGCGCCTCCACCTGCGACCTGGCGATCATCCTGGTGGATGCCCGCTACGGCGTGCAGACCCAGACCCGTCGCCACAGCTTCATCGCCTCTCTGCTGGGCATCAAGCACATCGTCGTGGCCATCAACAAGATGGACCTCAAGGACTTCGACCAGGGCGTGTTCGAGTCGATCAAGGCCGACTACCTGAAGTTCGCCGAGGGTTTGAAGATGAAGCCTTCGAGCCTGCACTTCGTGCCGATGTCGGCCCTCAAGGGCGACAACGTGGTGAACAAGTCCGAGCGTTCGCCGTGGTACACCGGCCAGTCGCTGATGGAAATCCTCGAGACCGTGGAAGTGGCGGGCGACCGCAACTTCACCGACTTGCGCTTCCCGGTGCAGTACGTGAACCGTCCGAACCTCAACTTCCGTGGTTTTGCCGGCACCCTGGCCAGCGGCATCGTGCACAAGGGCGACGAAGTCGTGGTGCTGCCGTCGGGCAAGAGCAGCCGGGTGAAGTCCATCGTCACCTTCGAAGGCGAGCTGGAACACGCAGGCCCAGGCCAGGCCGTGACCCTGACCATGGAAGACGAGATCGACATCTCCCGCGGCGACCTGCTGGTGCATGCCGACAATGTGCCGCCGGTGACCGACAGCTTCGAAGCCATGCTGGTATGGATGGCCGAAGAGCCGATGCTGCCGGGCAAGAAATACGACATCAAGCGCGCCACCAGCTACGTGCCGGGCTCCATCGCCAGCATCGTGCACAAGGTCGATGTGAACACCCTCGAAGAAGGGGCGGCCAGTGCCTTGCAATTGAACGAGATCGGCAAGGTCAAGATCGCTCTCGACGCGCCGATCGCCCTCGACGGTTACGACAGCAACCGCACCACCGGTGCCTTCATCGTCATCGACCGGTTGACCAACGGCACCGTCGGCGCCGGCATGATCGTCGCGCAGCCTGTGGCCCATGGCAGCGCCACTCACCATGGCAAGCTGGCCCATGTCGCCACCGAGGAGCGTACCCAGCGCTTCGGCCAGCAACCGGCCACCGTGCTGTTCAGCGGCCTGTCCGGCGCCGGCAAGAGCACCCTGGCCTATGCGGTCGAACGCAAGCTGTTCGACATGGGCCGCGCGGTGTTCGTCCTGGACGGCCAGAACCTGCGTCACGACCTGAACAAGGGGCTGCCGCAGGATCGCGCCGGGCGTACCGAGAACTGGCGTCGTGCCGCGCACGTGGCGCGTCAGTTCAACGAAGCCGGCCTGCTGACCCTGGCGGCCTTCGTCGCCCCGAGCGCCGAAGGGCGCGAACAGGCCCGGGACCTGATCGGCAAGGAGCGTCTGTTGACGGTCTATGTCCAGGCGTCGCCGGCCGCCTGCGCCGAGCGCGATCCGCAAGGCCTGTACGCTGCCGGCGGGGATAACATCCCGGGCGAGTCCTTCCCGTACGACGTGCCGCTGGATGCCGATCTGGTGATCGATACCCAGTCCGTGTCGCTGGAGGAGGGCGTCAAGCAAGTGCTGGAACTGCTGCGCAAGCGCGGCGCGATCTAAGCCTTAGCGGTCCATGGAAAAGCCCGCCGTCGAGCGATCGACGGCGGGCTTTTTCGTGGCCTCCAGATTGTCATCGCGGGCAAGCCTCGCTCCTACAGAAAATACGTTTGCCTCTGTAGGAGCGAGGCTTGCCCGCGATGAGCGCTCCGCTATTGGCCGGGATACTCCCGATGCATCTGCTCCAGCAGCGCATCCTTGTTCTGCCACAACTGGTTGATCCAGCCCTGGAACGCCAGGCGGTATTCACCGTCCTGATCGTAGTTCTTGCCGATGAACGCCGGTGGAATCTTCAGCTCCTCGAAGTGCACCACCACGTCGCGCACCTTGCCACACAGCAAGTCCCAGAAGCCCGGACGCCCGGCCGGGTAGTGGATGGTCACGTTGACGATCGATTCCAGTTGCTCGCCCATTGCATCCAGCACGAACGCGATGCCGCCGGCCTTGGGCTTGAGCAGGTACTTGAATGGCGATTGCTGCTGGGCATGCTTGCCTTCGGTGAAGCGCGTACCTTCGACGAAGTTGAAAATGCCCACCGGGTTGTCGCGGAATTTCGCGCAGGTCTTGCGGGTGGTTTCCAGGTCCTTGCCTTTCTTTTCCGGGTGCTTTTCCAGGTACGCCTTGGAGTAGCGCTTCATGAACGGAAAGCCCAGCGCCCACCAGGCCAGGCCGATCACTGGCACCCAGATCAGCTCTTGCTTGAGGAAGAACTTCAAAGGCTGGATGCGTCGGTTGAGGACGTATTGCAGCACCAGGATGTCGACCCAGCTCTGGTGGTTGCTGGTGATCAGGTACGAATGTTGATAGTCCAGGCCTTGCAGGCCGCTGATGTGCCAGCGAGTGCGGCGCACCAGGTTCATCCAGCCCTTGTTGTTGCTGATCCAGGCTTCGTGGGTATGGCTCATCAGCCAGCCGGCAATGCGCTGGGTGAGGGCGAACGGCAAGGCCTTGACGAGCGCGACACAGAACAGGAACGAGCACAGCAGTATCGTGTTCAGCGCCAACAGCAGCGAGGCGATCACGCCTCGCAGTGGTGCGGGTAGAAAGTCCAGCATTTACAGATCCATGGGTCGGTTGGCGGCCTGAATGGCGGTCAGGGCGATGGTGTAGACGATGTCGTCGACTTGCGCGCCGCGCGGCAAATCGTTCACCGGTTTGCGCAGACCTTGCAGCATTGGCCCGAGGCTGACGCAATCGGCGCTGCGCTGTACGGCTTTGTGCGTGGTATTGCCGGTGTTCAGGTCGGGGAACACGAAGACCGTGGCCTTGCCCGCGACCTGGCTGTGGGGCGCCAGTTGCCGGGCCACCGTTTCGTTGGCCGCGGCGTCGTATTGCAGTGGCCCGTCGATCAGCAGCGAGCGCTGCGCCTCATGGGCCAGGAGCGTGGCTTCGCGGACTTTCTCCACTTCTTCGCCACTGGCCGATTCGCCGCTGGAATAGCTGATCATCGCCACCCGCGGCGTGATGCCGAACGCCGCGGCCGAGTCGGCGCTCTGCAGGGCGATCTCGGCCAGTTCGCTGGCGCTGGGGTGCGGGTTCATCACGCAGTCGCCGTAGACCAGCACCTGCTCGGGGAACAGCATGAAGAACACCGACGACACCAGGGTGCAGCCCGGTGCGGTCTTGATCAGTTGCAGGGCCGGACGAATGGTATTGGCGGTGGAGTGGATCAGGCCGGACACCAGGCCATCGACTTCGTCCAGGGCCAGCATCATGGTGCCGATCACCACCGGGTCTTCCAGCTGCTGTTCGGCCATCGGCGCGTTGAGGCTCTTGCTCTTGCGCAGCGCCACCATCGGCTCGACGTAGCGTTCGCGGATCTGGTCCGGGTCGATGACTTCCAGGCCGGGCGGCAACTCGATGCCCTGGGCCCGGGCGACCGCCTCGACGTCCGCCGGCTTGGCCAGCAGCACGCAGCGGGCAATGCCGCGGGCCTGGCAGATCGCCGCGGCCTGCACGGTCAACGGCTCGCTGCCTTCGGGCAGGACGATGCGCTTGTTGGCTTCCTGGGCGCGCTGGATCAACTGGTAGCGGAACACTGCCG
This portion of the Pseudomonas sp. MRSN 12121 genome encodes:
- the cysD gene encoding sulfate adenylyltransferase subunit CysD, whose protein sequence is MVDKLTHLKQLEAESIHIIREVAAEFDNPVMLYSIGKDSAVMLHLARKAFFPGKLPFPVMHVDTQWKFQEMYKFRDRMVEDLGLELITHVNPDGVAQGINPFTHGSAKHTDIMKTEGLKQALDKHGFDAAFGGARRDEEKSRAKERVYSFRDSKHRWDPKNQRPELWNVYNGKVNKGESIRVFPLSNWTELDIWQYIYLEGIPIVPLYFAAEREVIEKNGTLIMIDDERILEHLSDEEKARIVKKKVRFRTLGCYPLTGAVESEAESLTDIIQEMLLTRTSERQGRVIDHDGAGSMEDKKRQGYF
- the cysN gene encoding sulfate adenylyltransferase subunit CysN, with the translated sequence MSHQSELISEDILAYLAQHERKELLRFLTCGNVDDGKSTLIGRLLHDSKMIYEDHLEAITRDSKKVGTTGDDIDLALLVDGLQAEREQGITIDVAYRYFSTAKRKFIIADTPGHEQYTRNMATGASTCDLAIILVDARYGVQTQTRRHSFIASLLGIKHIVVAINKMDLKDFDQGVFESIKADYLKFAEGLKMKPSSLHFVPMSALKGDNVVNKSERSPWYTGQSLMEILETVEVAGDRNFTDLRFPVQYVNRPNLNFRGFAGTLASGIVHKGDEVVVLPSGKSSRVKSIVTFEGELEHAGPGQAVTLTMEDEIDISRGDLLVHADNVPPVTDSFEAMLVWMAEEPMLPGKKYDIKRATSYVPGSIASIVHKVDVNTLEEGAASALQLNEIGKVKIALDAPIALDGYDSNRTTGAFIVIDRLTNGTVGAGMIVAQPVAHGSATHHGKLAHVATEERTQRFGQQPATVLFSGLSGAGKSTLAYAVERKLFDMGRAVFVLDGQNLRHDLNKGLPQDRAGRTENWRRAAHVARQFNEAGLLTLAAFVAPSAEGREQARDLIGKERLLTVYVQASPAACAERDPQGLYAAGGDNIPGESFPYDVPLDADLVIDTQSVSLEEGVKQVLELLRKRGAI
- a CDS encoding acyltransferase translates to MLDFLPAPLRGVIASLLLALNTILLCSFLFCVALVKALPFALTQRIAGWLMSHTHEAWISNNKGWMNLVRRTRWHISGLQGLDYQHSYLITSNHQSWVDILVLQYVLNRRIQPLKFFLKQELIWVPVIGLAWWALGFPFMKRYSKAYLEKHPEKKGKDLETTRKTCAKFRDNPVGIFNFVEGTRFTEGKHAQQQSPFKYLLKPKAGGIAFVLDAMGEQLESIVNVTIHYPAGRPGFWDLLCGKVRDVVVHFEELKIPPAFIGKNYDQDGEYRLAFQGWINQLWQNKDALLEQMHREYPGQ